In Mytilus edulis chromosome 4, xbMytEdul2.2, whole genome shotgun sequence, the following proteins share a genomic window:
- the LOC139519972 gene encoding ileal sodium/bile acid cotransporter-like encodes MEDPRMFQIIQNTSKGKIYSINETLINETISSTSQSPLKIAADFSVKITLILVMLGMGNTVEIKILIGHLKRPIGIAIGMLSQFVVLPAVTFGLAHALQLPPIPALGMLVIGCCPGGTTTNVFSYWTDGDVALSISMTAVSTVLAMGMLPLNLLIYSRSWTDEPLIIPYVNILISFGLTLGPALLGIFIRWKFPKVADVLVKVGSVAGALAILLLLTLLSIQYPFMYHSTWRIYIGTLILPFAGFLFGYLVALLLRQDHVRCRTIALETGIQNFPLCMSLLTLTYTNDVFAEISLFPLLYGVTCILCSLVFLGIYRLAERMKQYRKYKKSSGTDISEDKAVSSALKIKSDDAEIRL; translated from the exons ATGGAAGATCCACGAATGTTTCAAATCATTCAGAATACCAGTAAAGgaaaaatatattctataaacGAAACATTAATCAATGAAACCATTTCATCAACCTCACAGTCGCCTCTTAAAATAGCAGCCGATTTCAGTGTTAAGATTACACTTATACTTGTAATGCTAGGAATGGGTAATACTGTTGAAATAAAGATTCTTATTGGTCACCTGAAAAGGCCAATTGGAATCGCTATTGGAATGCTCTCGCAGTTTGTTGTTCTTCCAGCTGTTACATTCGGTCTTGCGCATGCTCTCCAGCTTCCACCAATACCAGCCCTTGGAATGCTTGTGATCGGATGTTGTCCAGGAGGTACTACTACAAATGTCTTTTCTTACTGGACGGATGGAGATGTAGCTCTAAG TATTTCTATGACAGCTGTATCAACAGTTCTTGCCATGGGTATGTTGCCTTTGAATCTCCTTATCTACAGCAGAAGCTGGACAGATGAACCTTTGATCATACCATACGTTAACATACTTATATCTTTTGGACTTACATTAGGACCTGCTCTTCTTGGAATCTTTATCAGATGGAAATTTCCAAAGGTTGCTGATGTTCTCGTCAAG gttGGATCTGTAGCAGGTGCATTAGCAATTCTATTGCTTTTAACTTTACTAAGTATACAGTATCCCTTCATGTATCATTCAACATGGAGGATATATATTGGAACACTAATTCTTCCGTTTGCTGGTTTCCTTTTTGGATACCTCGTAGCACTATTACTTCGTCAGGATCACGTGAGATGTAGGACAATTGCCTTGGAGACGGGTATACAAAATTTCCCGCTTTGTATGAGCTTGTTAACGTTGACCTATACCAACGACGTGTTTGCAGAAATTTCTTTGTTTCCATTACTTTATGGTGTAACATGTATACTTTGTAGCTTAGTGTTTTTAGGAATTTATAGGTTAGCTGAAAGAAtgaaacaatatagaaaatataagaaaagttcAGGTACAGATATCTCTGAGGACAAAGCTGTCAGCTCCGCTTTGAAAATTAAATCCGACGATGCAGAGATTCGTCTGTAG